GCCGCGGCTTGAGGCACGCCATCACCAGCTCGATTGCCTCGCACGCGCCGTTGGTCACCAGCACCGAATCGGGATCGACAGCGTGATAGTTGGCAATCGCCACTTGCAGCGTTTGCGAGTGCGGTTCGGGATAAGCCGTCAGGTGCTCGGTGGTGAGCAACAGCCCCAGCGAGTCGGGCGGACCCAGCGGATTGAGACTCACGCTGAAGTCCAAAACTCCTGGGCCGGCAACTCCTCCATGCGCGCGTCTCATTCGGCCGCCTTCCTTTCCGCGACGCCCGCCGAAGTGAAGGTCGCCATTTCGTGCATCGTGCGGCAGGCCGCCTCAATAAGATGAAACGCGAGTGCCGCCCCCGTCCCTTCGCCCAGGCGCATCTCCAAATCGAGCAACGGCCTTAGCCCCAATTCGGTCAAGGCGATTGTGTGTCCCTTCTCGGCCGAGCGATGTGCGGCGATCAGATAACCTTTCACCGCCGGGCAAAGCCGCACGGCCACCAAGGCCGCGGCCGTGGAAATGAATCCGTCCAAAACAATCGGCACGCGCGCGGCCGCAGCCGCCAACATTGCTCCGGCCAAAGCACCGATTTCAAAGCCGCCGACCGACGTCAGCAGCGAGATTCCATCGCCGCCGTCGGGCTGATGCAGCGCGAGAGCCTTCCCAACCGCCGCGATCTTTCGGGCCAACGTCGCGTCGTCGATGCCCGTGCCGCGGCCCACAACTTCGGCTGGCGGCCGGCCGGTCGCCGCGGCCACGATTGCCGCGGCGCTCGTGCTGTTGCCGATGCCCATCTCACCCATGCCGGCCAACTGACAAGGACGGAAGACAGTCCGGCCGGCGTCGATCGAGCGCTCCGCTTGCTCGCGGGTCATGGCCGGCTCACGGACCATATTGCCGGTGCCCCGGCCGATCTTGTGTGCAATCAATTGCGGGTGCGACGGAATATCGGTCGCGACGCCGATGTCCGCCACCACCAGCGACGCGCCCGCCTGGCGCGCCAGAACGTTGATGGCGGCGCCGCCGCTAAGGAAATTCGCCACCATTTGTGCCGTGACGGTCGCCGGATAGGCGCTGACGCCCTCAGCCGCGACGCCGTGGTCGGCGGCAAACAGGAAGATTGTCTTTTCAGCGACGACGGGGGGCACGCGGCCCGTGATGCCGGCCAATTGGACGCCCAGCTCTTCCAATCGGCCGAGGCTCCCGCGCGGCTTTGTGAGCATATCCAAACGTCGCCGGGCAGCGCCCATCGCCTTGTGGTCAAGGGGCGGCGCCAGCGCTCGCTCATTCGTCAATGAATGGGCTCCACCGTAGGGTGGGACCAGCGAGCTTGCGAGCGCCGACCCACCGTAAACAACGTCGCTATCGGTGGGCCGGCGCTCGCAAGCTCGCTGGTCCCACCCTACGACGTTGCACGGCACGCCGCAAACGACCAACACCACGTCATCCGCGATCGACGCCACGAGCTGATTCGCCCGGCCCGCCACTTCGCGAAAACGCCGTCCGAGCGGATGTTCCGGAACAACGCCAAAGCCCACCTCATTGGTGACAAGAATGACCGGGTAGTCCGCATTCCGTGCAGCCAGGCATAGCTCGTTCACTTCCGCGTCGATTTCTTCGTCCGACGCCGCATCGACGAGCATCTGCGAAACAAGCAGCGTCAGGCAATCGATGATGGCGCCGTCGAAGCCGCTCCGCAGAGCATCCCCCACGCGTCGCGTCGCTTCCACCGTCTGCCAGCTTGGCGGCCGCTCGGCCCGATGCCGGGCGACCTTGGCGCGCATTTCGTCGTCGTGCGGTAGGCAGGTGGCGACGAACAAGATATTGGGACCCCATTCCTGGGCTCGCCGCAGCGCATACCGGCTTTTACCGCTGGCGGCTCCTCCGGTGATCAACGTCATCCTCATGGTGAACTCATGCGGTTCGACGCATGAGGGACGGCACCCGAGTTTCTTGGTCCCTCGATCGCGGCGCATACCGCGGCCGGCCGACCCCGTCACCCGCGGAATCTTCAGGCCTGGCTCGCGTCGGCAGGTCTTCTGGCTCCGGACTAAAGGTCACGCGGCCTTCCCACGCTAGGCAGTGGCTGCGGTCGAAATGCGTCCGTTACAGCGGCGGGACCACCCCCGGTTTGCACGGGGTTCCCTCTTCGGCCCGTTACCGGGCACCGACGTTGCCGTCAGTCTAGCCGTTGGCAGCGGCGTGTCAATCGGCCTTACACGTTACCCTGCGCGCTGTGTGTTGCCACGGCCCGCTCGCACGGCGACAATCAAAATGTCGCCCCATTCCTCGTTCGTCGTTCACGGAGCCCACCTTGCCTGACGCACAGACCGATTCCGCGCCGATCACGGTGCCGCGCTTTATCGCCATGAAAGCGGCAGGCCGTAAGATCAGTATGCTTACGGCCTACGACTACACACTGGCCAAACTGCTCGATGCGGCAGGCGTCGACGGCATTCTGGTCGGCGACAGTCTAGGCATGGTCGTCCAGGGCCACGGCACGACGTTGCCCGTCACGCTCGACCAGATCGTCTACCATGCCGAAATGGTGGGCCGGGCCGTGCGGCACGCCTTGACGGTCGTCGATCTGCCGTTTCCCTGCGGGCATCTGGGCACGCACGAGGCCGTGCGCAGCGCCGGCCGGGTGTTGAAAGAAACCCGCTGCCAGGCGGTCAAGCTGGAAGGCGGAGCGGAACAGGCCGAGGTGATCGCGGCGTTGGTGTCGGCCGGAATTCCGGTGATGGCCCATTGTGGCCTGCGACCGCAGAGCGTACACCTGCTGGGAGGGTATAAAGTGCAGCGTGAGGCCGACCGCCTGCTGGCCGATGCCCAGGCCGCCGCGGCCGCCGGCGCCTTCGCCATCGTTTTGGAGTGCATTCCGGTCGCGATTGCCAACCAGATTACGGCGGCGGTGGACGTGCCGACCATCGGCATCGGCGCCGGTGCGGGCTGCGACGGGCAGGTGCTGGTGACGCACGACATGCTCGGCCTCACCGACGGCTATGTGCCCAAGTTCGCCAAGCCCTACGCGGATCTTCGCCAAACGATCACCGATGCCGTCGGTCGCTATGGCGACGAAGTCCGCAGCGGCGTTTTTCCCGATGAAAGTCGAGCGTTCAAATGATTCGAGCAGCACGCGGCACAACGATGGCGGTCCATTCGGTTACAGGCGATAGGCGTTGGGCGTTAGGCGTTGGGCGCCGCGATCGAAAACCTATCGCCTAACGCCTAACGCCTATCATGTGCGGCATCACCGGAGCAGTCTGGACCGACGCAGGCCCGCCGATCGACGGCGATACGCTGGCGCGCATGACCGACGTGCTCGCGCACCGCGGCCCTGACGATCGCGGTTGCTACACCAGCCACGTCGCCGCTCACCACTATCCCGGCAGCATCGCCGGCGCGGCTCTCGGCTTTCGGCGGCTATCGATCATCGACCTGGCCGGCAGCAACCAGCCGCTTTCGAACGAAGACGGCAGCGTGTGGATCGTCTTCAACGGCGAAATCTATAACTACCGCACGTTGCGGAAACGACTGGAAGGCTCTGGCCACCAGTTTCGGACATCGGGCGACACCGAAACGCTCGTGCATCTCTATGAAGACACGGGC
The Pirellulales bacterium DNA segment above includes these coding regions:
- the cobT gene encoding nicotinate-nucleotide--dimethylbenzimidazole phosphoribosyltransferase, whose translation is MRMTLITGGAASGKSRYALRRAQEWGPNILFVATCLPHDDEMRAKVARHRAERPPSWQTVEATRRVGDALRSGFDGAIIDCLTLLVSQMLVDAASDEEIDAEVNELCLAARNADYPVILVTNEVGFGVVPEHPLGRRFREVAGRANQLVASIADDVVLVVCGVPCNVVGWDQRACERRPTDSDVVYGGSALASSLVPPYGGAHSLTNERALAPPLDHKAMGAARRRLDMLTKPRGSLGRLEELGVQLAGITGRVPPVVAEKTIFLFAADHGVAAEGVSAYPATVTAQMVANFLSGGAAINVLARQAGASLVVADIGVATDIPSHPQLIAHKIGRGTGNMVREPAMTREQAERSIDAGRTVFRPCQLAGMGEMGIGNSTSAAAIVAAATGRPPAEVVGRGTGIDDATLARKIAAVGKALALHQPDGGDGISLLTSVGGFEIGALAGAMLAAAAARVPIVLDGFISTAAALVAVRLCPAVKGYLIAAHRSAEKGHTIALTELGLRPLLDLEMRLGEGTGAALAFHLIEAACRTMHEMATFTSAGVAERKAAE
- the panB gene encoding 3-methyl-2-oxobutanoate hydroxymethyltransferase; the protein is MPDAQTDSAPITVPRFIAMKAAGRKISMLTAYDYTLAKLLDAAGVDGILVGDSLGMVVQGHGTTLPVTLDQIVYHAEMVGRAVRHALTVVDLPFPCGHLGTHEAVRSAGRVLKETRCQAVKLEGGAEQAEVIAALVSAGIPVMAHCGLRPQSVHLLGGYKVQREADRLLADAQAAAAAGAFAIVLECIPVAIANQITAAVDVPTIGIGAGAGCDGQVLVTHDMLGLTDGYVPKFAKPYADLRQTITDAVGRYGDEVRSGVFPDESRAFK